In Nymphalis io chromosome 9, ilAglIoxx1.1, whole genome shotgun sequence, the genomic window TATCATATAAGTAAATTCTACTCtacaaaatctttttattatacttacatgTATTTTAGGATCGTGAACTATAGTTTGTgagctaaaatatattaattaaaattattttaattcttaaaatatattcgatttataACATCATATTTGCTATTATGTTAATTCAGGAGGAACGCCCCACTCTGGTGCTGCCTTGGCTCCTGCTTGCAGCAATAAGGAATTTCCTTTGCGAACTGACCAGCTTAGCTTTAGGTCTTGGAACATGCGTTCTCCTTGGACCAGCCAGACCCCCCTGTATAAAATTTCTAATCCGCAAACTCGCCTCCATTATGCCAGCGTTTTATATGTGGATGCTTATATtgaggttatatattatattgaggaagttatttatatatagaacgtCAAAGACGGACGACATAACAagacatttcatataaaaaaactgaaatttcaatgaaaattttaaattgaatgtattaaTTGTGTTGGTAATTTTTGTTTCCAAGGCTAGCGTATTCTATAGGCAACAGCTATTCGTTAAATTCGTATTCGCAAAAtacattagaaatattattattttttatttcaaatagtttaacaagtaattgttaaaaatatatgggTATATGGAACATCTGATGGTAAGATGTCATCATACCCATagactaagaaatattaacaatcccttaCAACGCatatgcaccaccaaccttgcgatagttacataattttaaaatatattataattacacaatATATAGTCTTTAAGATATAAGTAATCGAGTACGGTATCGTATTGTTTCAGTtactatcattatttaaaaatggcaTCGGCCTTTAAAACATTTCCTGCAGTATTGCCCACAAAAGATTATGACTATGGATTAGAACTGGCTGTGCGTAGACGTCGAACTAAATCATTACAAGGTGAAGATCAATTGCGAAAAAAACTTATTGCCAGTTTGTTAGTGACttgatttttgaatttttttcagCTTGTTGTAAATAATTTGGTTCATATCGTGATTTCCTACAGCTATGGAGAACGAGCCCCATCGATTGACAGAGTAATAACCCAATCATTAGTAAAACTAAgcgaaacatttaaaaaatcatcGAGTAATGAAGATATTCAATCAGTTGGTATAGATGGGCCGTGTCCCTTATCCGTTATTTCTAACAGAACAATATCTGATATAGGCACATACGAAGACTGGTTTGGCAGTGAAGTAGTTGTACCACGTGATACTGACCGCATTCTAGAACAATTTGTATTAATGTTACTACGTATAGGTGTTTTCAAGAAAAAAGATAATGTTGATCCTGTTAAGCTTTTTTCAAATTCTCAAGCGTTCTTGCCACAGCGTATTGAATGCCCCGCGATTAACACTGAAGATTCAGATACGCCGCCTCTTGTGGGAAGTAACAAAGGTAGAGTAGCATCTTACCTGCGAGATTATCcgcaaatatttatgaaaaaaccATCAGATTTATTTGGGTCATTAAATTCACCTGAAAGCAGACCTCAAAATAATAATGCACAAAATGATAATGTTTCTAACCAGAGTTTACAAGGCTTCGAACCAACTAAAGAAATTTCATTGGATACCGTTAGCCTTAATAAAGAAAACCACATTAGAAAAAATACTAGTAAAAACCTTATACATTCTGAAGTagaattttttgaatattttgataAGGATGAGAAACACTTAGAAAATATTGATAGCACAGAATCAGCTAAAATGAAAATAGAGTCAACTGAGAGTAGTGAAAGTATGATCAATACAATAAAGATTCAAGCAGCTCTTAATGATGAGTCTGATGATAACAAAATCGAGATTAATTCTTCAACTGACAGTGGTAACCGTATTAAAAGTAGCACTTATGATAAATCTTCAACAAAGTCCAattcacaaaagaaaaaaaattctgaCGTTACGGAATAATTTggatgaaacaaatatatatggataaaatgaatgtaaatattaacaaacctaacaaaaatatgtaacattttgaaataaaacatcatttcatatttaactgtttatttacaatatttatatacatataaggtGGGTTAGAAATTATGGTTGACATACTGTATTTTCTAAAGCAGTTTTTGGATCTATATACATAATTctgtaattatattcatttggatttattaaattaaattgatacatCGGTAATCTGTTCGTTATAATCCACACAATTTGCGGCACTTCATGATCAATCCGTAAATCGTTAGGAAACACGATCGTCTCATTATTTTGCGCTACGATAtccaaatttttgtttttgtattctttGCGTGTGTCCCAACACCCGATACTGTCAAGTGATATAAGGTTAAAGAACATGATGCCGTTGCGGTCTATGGCTGCGGCGGAAACCTGTCCTCTCAGACCACGACTCTCGCCAAGCAGTTTAAATTCATCTACAGCATTGTTAACTCGTGAAGGATCTCGTATTACTGATGTTTTAACAGAAAATTCTAGAGAACTAGACATGGAATGATAGTAAAGGGGACGATCGCCAAGATGGTATTGCCCCAATGACATACCAAATAAACCATCTGACCATTGATAATTTAATCCATGGAGCGTGTAATTTGATAGCAATGGTTCTGGATAAAACGTATAATGACTAAACCTCCAGAATGACGAATCAGCATCTCTAAATACGATTAATCCAAATCGCCATGCGTCGGCAATATAAACATGTAGATCTCTACATTGAGCGTCTCTCGAGTCAACGACGAGGTTGGTAATAAGAGAATTTTGTAAAACATATTCGCTTGGAATAGGAAAACGGCCGAGAACTCTATCTGTTTCCAGACTTATAGCAAAAAGTGTTGGTGGACATAGCTGCCTTGGTGTTTCGAAGGCCTCGACTTGACCAGAGTCAAGGGCCCACATTACTCCACAGTGATCAATACTCATTCTGAATATTGATGTGAATCCCGTGCAGTtacctataaaaatacaaaatgtgtagatattaaaaaaaagtaagtaaattttttgtttttgttgtatttataatttaatggtaTTAGCTTAAAATTAGTAGTAAAACTTCGATCACATTTGAATGTAATGGTGCTGCATATAGTATATGCAGCTCCAttacattcattattattaaacatttcataACTAAACATttgaatacttaattaatttcttaatacaaacctgtttttaaattaatgaattgtaAATTGTTAAACTTTATTCTTGTTACAGGTCACACATATTTCAGGTTAGTCGAGCGTAATGAGCGAATAGCTTAAACATTTCTTAAGTAGTTACttaacaccttttttaaataatcgaggttacttatcatattaaaatattttttatactcgtTTATAAATTATGCGTATGtaacatatactaatatttatttctaatattattatttaacacaatAGAAAACGTAggcaatttgaaaatatttacgtaacatatttaaaagtttaaacatTTCACCGAAacgaaatattacaatatttaaataacaatcatgtgtgtatgtgtgtgtttagCTGTATAATGTACCTGCATTGTGCCAGTCCCAATTTGGGAAAGGTGAGAGCAATGGGGATTCCTCTTGGGCTGCAACAGGCAAAGCGGATAACGTCGCTGGAACACCTTTCTTCCACCTCGGTGTGCTTACGAATACGCGATTTTTCCATCGTTCCACTCCCAGGGGTATAACATTAATCTGATTGAATTGACTGAAATCAAAAAATTTCGtaggtaaattttatttattttattacatttatataacgagactataattataataaataattaaagtaacttGAATATAAAGACTGGATGGtgtattagtaattaatatgttGTATAGCTCaatgataaatgtaaaaattgatgacttaagtaatttatttttaatacccaTTCTGAATAGCCAATTCACGATGTTGAGGTGTTGGAAAATCGAAGTCAATTTGTTTCCATCGGTACAGGGTACCTATATTCTTTCTTTGTGCGTGAGAACTTGTACTACATATTGCTAGAGCCAGGAGTAAAAATGTTGTCTTGAGTCTcatctgaaaataaaattgattaaataataaaaaataataatatgtaatatatactaatgtaaTGCAAGTTTAGAAAGCAATAAAATGGACACTGATTTCAACCACGTATATGAAATTGCTTCCTTCTTTTTCTAGGCTAAATTACATCATATCCTAGATTTTATTCCTGTCTTTTTTGCGATTTATATGTTTTCTAAAATTTAATgactcaaatttatattatataatttaatgatcaCAGGATATAGAATATTTGAGTTCTGATTATCAAGTcgggtatataatattaaaaaggtcTTTTTTTGTGTCtcgttaaatttttatataatatatacataaacttttagtttctttttttataagctaagaaataatgaaaataaatatgaaaggaaatattattttcaaaaacagtcaagaatgaattaatttatttaaatactagaaTGGATAAATTCTAGAGCCAAACTGCTGCTTTAAACTAAAATGGAAAGTCTGTAAGGCCTTGCCCATTCAAATTATTAGGCgtaggtattttaaatataatttatcatcctgttaaattaaaaaataaataaacaaagactgcttgagtattaattaatacatataataaatattaatgaataacaaggttattcatataaaagtaTAACTCGCACTGTACGTAATTAAAATTCTCATAAATATAATGGTCTTACCTTATTTTCGAGAGCAGCACCAATTCTTCTTTTTTGTTTATCAAAATCACGTCTTTCCTGCTGTGTACCAATAAATGATATGAAGCTCGATCGAAACGCAAACGCCTTGATTTAGTTATGTAAGGATGTATGTAGAGCAACACACAACCAGTTTATCCTCGCGTATTGCTTGCTCATAAATTATGTGGGGATAcaaaatttttatcaaataataattctaagtCGATAATGTTATGTGTAGTTCAGAAAGTTATAACATAATTAGTTATCATATTCGAATCATTGACGGTTTTATATAACTTTGTGTATTGCAATTTTGTACGTACGTCTTGTTCGTATTATGTAGGTacgaatatatgtaatatattacatattatacttatttgagCGCTTTAATtaacctatttattaaaaaacgttataaaatataaaattacagataTTTGATAGCTCTCAAAGCAATAATCTCAAACGTCAACCGATGTTGCAAATTTTACTGTGTATGTAGTAAATGAACTCCTCATATATAGCATATAAGGCTGCCACCTGTATTAGGCATACTGCGGGTCATAGCTACTATTTTATGAATcagagtattttaatttatatcaaataccaaaatagtttatataaataaataaatttgaataaataacaatatgaattatggatattcatttaaatattatttacttaattaatcttttaaacttaataattttatttgtagattATGTATaggtataaacaaattaataattgccattacaaaaaaaaacctacaacATATTcgacattaacatttttttctatttaaatgtagaaatacttatttatatcttacaaataaCGTAGTTTTAATTGTCACacaaaattcaatatataacttataatattatgtaaaatatttcttctgAACTCAAAGTtcttcttaaaaaaacattatttatcataataaataatagtaccgTAAAGATAGAAGTTGCAGCCTGTAAATATATCACTGCTGATCCAAGACCTCTCGTTCGAGGAGAAGACTTTAGTTTTTTCAACAACACTGCTCCAATACCGATTGGTGAAGATACAAGTGGAAGATTTTTAACTGACATATTCAACAGGTTTCAgctatgttttctttcaccgccgaacacgagatgtattaattagtattaagcacatgaaaatttagtggtatctgccggggtttgaaccataattttcatttaaatctcATGTATTTTAGCCACTGGGTAGTGTTAAGCAATTTTGATAATCTTATTGATCAAAATAAGCAACGCCTGCTTATAAACTTTAGCAACATAAAGTCTGATTAAttgctattaataatatataattatattatgaaattagtTAATTAAGAAAAACACATTGATTGATTATTcccacatatttattattttatattctacttAGACTAAGTATGGTTTTCTTATAATAGTGTTAATAATGAATAGAATAGGACTAGTTTCATAGAAAAAATAGAGTTGTGttacttaaaaacaattaatgttttaatacatatttataccaCTTGTTGTAGGGTTGGAAGATAGGATTACAAACTGTTCCTCGTACAGCTTCTTTTGTATCAGCATATAATATACGGTAATTATAATCATCAGAATCTAAAGGGCCCGCTTGAAACATTGGCAGCCGATTAGTTATTACCCAAACGCTCTGACGCTCTTCCTGGTCAATTCTTATGTCGTTAGGAAAGActaatgtttctttatttattgctaCTACACCAAGATTCTGTTTTAGATGGGATTTCGCCGTATCCCAACACGCGACAGTATCCCTAGTCACTAGGCCATAAAACATTACGCCTCGTTTATCAATCGCCGATGCAGATGCTTGACCAAATAATCCTCTACTTTCGCCCAACATAGAAAATTCAATTGCACTGTTGTTCACGCGTGATGAATCACGAAGTACTGAAGTTTTAACGTAAAATTCTCTATAACTTGACATAGCatggaaatataatattctttctTCAAATTGGTCGACTGGAGAGAGCGCGAGACCAAATATTCCATCGGTCCATTGAAAGTTTAAGCCATGTAGAGTATAATTAGATGCTAAAGGATCAGGGAAAAATAGATGATGTGAAAATCTCCAAAAGCTTTCATCACTTTCTCGAAATACCAACAGTCCGAAACGCCATGTGTCGGCTATGTAAGCGTGAAGATCAGAACAGTCTTTTCTTCTTGTATCCAGaattatgtttgaaaataatGAATCCTGAAGAACGTACTTCTTTGGAATAATATACCTGGCAATAGGCATGTCAGTTGTCAAATCGAAAACTATTATACTTGGTGGACATATTTGTGTTGGGTTATCTTGAGTATCTATTTGTCCTGAATCCAGCACCCACAATCTACCACAATGGTCAATATTCATTCGAAAAACTGATGTTAAACCAGAACAGTCACTGCTTTTATctggaaaaaataattttactcataATAGTCCcgattaaatattgtaatcacttttttctcatttaaaatatataaacacgcCAACAACTATTAAAACCACATTTGCAATGATgcattttttgaatataataaaatgtgtttGAAATAGCTAATAAGCTATTTCAAGAACAAATAAGAatctatatgtaaatttaacaacatttaataatataaaattactactaACTAAATGCTCTATGGAAACTCCAATCAGGGTAAGGCTTGAGACGTGGCGACATCACTCCACCAGAGCGCGGAACGGTTGCTAGTGTGGCTGGAACACCACGTCGCCAACTTGGTATTGTCACAAAAACACGAGAGCCCCATACCTCTAATCCTAGAGGTAGAATGTTCGCTGGAATAAAGTCGCtaaaagcatataaaattaTCGATAATTGAATAACAtgcgataattttaaatatatttgattttaattcgtCTGTCCATGGAGgacaaatattatgaaattacaccatttatatattgtattaatgatCTCGGTTAATATGGTAAtcaaatgaacaaataaaaaaatgtatttattcaaagGTAGCGTACCTTTCCCCAAATAACATGGACGCGCTATAAGTTGTAtcttaatattagtaaaaacatttaagtcctatatgaaaaataatagtgAATAATGGAAAATAACATAAGAAGAACGTGAAGAAGAAGCTACTGCTATAAGAATATAATGGATGattaatgacaattttttttccttttttttattattttagtcaaatttaaaatagtccctcctgattcccacccgacgcaaagctgcccataatgcaggccgcatttccgcgctgtatggcaatggac contains:
- the LOC126770863 gene encoding uncharacterized protein LOC126770863; the encoded protein is MINILTYIGMSLQSEVCLWTVLGILRTIFDATLFKVNANLKQVWHMKMPEELSLHVQRVLRTTISGVMLVECFTVYVYLASYIVLLYPVFLEERPTLVLPWLLLAAIRNFLCELTSLALGLGTCVLLGPARPPCIKFLIRKLASIMPAFYMWMLILSYYHYLKMASAFKTFPAVLPTKDYDYGLELAVRRRRTKSLQGEDQLRKKLIASFYGERAPSIDRVITQSLVKLSETFKKSSSNEDIQSVGIDGPCPLSVISNRTISDIGTYEDWFGSEVVVPRDTDRILEQFVLMLLRIGVFKKKDNVDPVKLFSNSQAFLPQRIECPAINTEDSDTPPLVGSNKGRVASYLRDYPQIFMKKPSDLFGSLNSPESRPQNNNAQNDNVSNQSLQGFEPTKEISLDTVSLNKENHIRKNTSKNLIHSEVEFFEYFDKDEKHLENIDSTESAKMKIESTESSESMINTIKIQAALNDESDDNKIEINSSTDSGNRIKSSTYDKSSTKSNSQKKKNSDVTE
- the LOC126770729 gene encoding protein yellow-like, whose amino-acid sequence is MRLKTTFLLLALAICSTSSHAQRKNIGTLYRWKQIDFDFPTPQHRELAIQNGQFNQINVIPLGVERWKNRVFVSTPRWKKGVPATLSALPVAAQEESPLLSPFPNWDWHNAGNCTGFTSIFRMSIDHCGVMWALDSGQVEAFETPRQLCPPTLFAISLETDRVLGRFPIPSEYVLQNSLITNLVVDSRDAQCRDLHVYIADAWRFGLIVFRDADSSFWRFSHYTFYPEPLLSNYTLHGLNYQWSDGLFGMSLGQYHLGDRPLYYHSMSSSLEFSVKTSVIRDPSRVNNAVDEFKLLGESRGLRGQVSAAAIDRNGIMFFNLISLDSIGCWDTRKEYKNKNLDIVAQNNETIVFPNDLRIDHEVPQIVWIITNRLPMYQFNLINPNEYNYRIMYIDPKTALENTVCQP